CCCTCGGCCTTCGGGTTCGCCGTGAGGAACTGCTGGTCGAAAATGCCGTCGCCGCCCATCAGCGGGACGTTCACCCCCGCCTGCTTGAGCTGTTGGGAGAGCGACGCTGCGGTGTCGTAGTAGCCGCCGAAGTAGACGGCGTCGGCGCCTGCGGACCGCACCCTCTCGGCGAGGCCCGCGAAGGCGCGTTCCGCGGGATCGACCTGCTCGGTGCCGACGACGGTCCCGCCGAGCTCCGTGAACTCGGTCGTGAAACCGGAGGTGAGGGTGGTTCCGTGGGCGCTCGCGTCGTCGACCACGTAGAGCTTCGTCTTCTTCGCCGCGCCGTGCAGGTACCGGGCGGCGAACGGCCCCTGGTCGACGTCCGTGGCGACGGTGCGGAAGTAGGTGGAGTACGGACGCGACTTGGTGCCGGAGGCCCAGTCGGGGCCCAGCGTCAGCACAGGGTCGGTGTTGCCCGGTGACACGTTGACCACGTCCGCCCGCTCGAGCGGTGCCACCAGGGTCCGGGCGACACCGGAGTTGAGGGGTCCGACGACCCCCAGCACCTTCTCGTCGGACACGAACCGGGCGGCGTTGGGCGCACCCTTGGCGGGGTCGGCCCCGTCGTCCAGGGCCTTGATCTCGAATTTCACGCCGGGAACATGCCCGGTTTCGTTCGCAGTCCTGGCCGCCAGGTCGGCGGAGTTCCTGATACCGACGCCCATTGAGGACAGCCCACCGCTCAGCGGTGCGTCCACCCCGATCACCACCGTGACGGAGGAGGCCCCCGAGCCGCTGCCGGCCGCCCCGCCGCCGCGGGGTGCGTCATCGTCATGGGTGAGGGTCCAGGTCAGGACAGAGCTCGTGGCGAGCGTGGCCAGCGCCGCGCCCAGGACCGCGGAGCGCCGGGTGAGGGCCCGCCGCCGGGCGGACGCCCGCTCGCCGTGCTCCGTCTTGGCCGTCGCCCGATGCGTGACCGGGTCTTCGGCCGGAGGTACGGGCACGGGCGCGCCGGCCGGCCGGTCCGGCACGGGGCGCCGCGGGGCGCCGGCCGCGGACCCGGAGTCCAGGACCGTGGGGATCTGCGGTGACGGCGTCGTCGATGGTGCCTGCTCCGGCGCCGCTGAGGAAATGTGCTCCGCCGCCGCGTCCGGTGCCGGTACGGGGGTCGCCCTCGGATCGGGCAGAGGTGTGGGACCGGGCACGGGCTCGGGCTCGGGTTGAGGCGCGGACTCGTGCCCCGGCCCGTGCCCCGGCCCGTTCCCCGCGGATGCGTCGGCCCGGGGCGGGGAGGACCGCAGCACCGACGCCAGCATCTCGGCCGCTTCCGCCGCGCCCACGCGCTGCGCCGGGTCCTTGGTGAGGAGTGCGTCGAGCACGGCCGCCAGCGGGCCGGCGTGGACCGGCGGCCGGTGCGGGCGGGTGAACACGGCCACGGCGAGGGCGTGGAGCCCCTCCGCATCGAACGGCGGGTGCCCCTCGACGGCGTGGTAGAGGGTGGCGCCGAGCGCCCACAGGTCGTTGGCGGGGGTCGGGCGCTTGCCCTCGAGCTGCTCCGGCGGCATGTACTGCGGCGTCCCGATGACGATCCCGCTGTGGCTCAGCTTTGTCGTGGCGTCCGCGAGGTGGGCGATGCCGAAGTCGGTGAGGACGACGCGGTCCTTGGTCAGGAGCACGTTGTCCGGCTTGATGTCGCGGTGGATGATCCGCGCCCCGTGCGCCTCGGCCAGCGCGTCGAGCATGGCGGCGCCGATCTCGGCCACCCGCTGTACGGGCAGCCGGCCCCGGCTGCGGATGGCGTCGGCCAGGGACTGCCCGCGGATCAATTCCATGACGATGACGGGGGCTCCGCGGTGCTCCACGACGTCATGGATGGTGATGATCCCGGGGTGGCTGAGAGTGACCGCTGCGCGGGCCTCGCCGATGAACCGCCGGAGCAGCGCGGCGCGGTCGCCGTCCTCCATGCCCGGCGGGAAGAGGATCTCCTTGACGGCGACCTCGCGTCCGAAGAGGCGCTGGTCGAAGCCACGCCAGACCCGGCCCATACCGCCCTGGCCAATACGTTCGACCAGCTGGTACCGGCCGGCGATGAGTTCGGGATTCTGCTCGGTCACGCGCACACTCTAGATCCTGCTGAGCCGATCAGGTGACGGAAGTTTGGCTTGATCACCCCTCATGGTGATCACGACCCCCAAGGCCCTGGCTATCGGTGCTGAAGTGTCCCGGAAGGCTCGCAACGCCTGCCCTACGGCTGGGTCAGAGGCCCGCACGCTGGCCGACCGCGGATTCGAGTGGGCGGCGTAGAAGGGGCCGGGGCGGCCTGGTGCTCCCGCGGGGGAGTGGCCGGCTCAGCGATCTCCGCCTCCGACGGCGCATTCAGCCAGACTGGTTCGCCCTCCCGGAAGGCCCTTGGAGCGATGGCGCTTGCCGGTGCCGCAGGTTAGCGATCTTGATGCGGGTCGCTGCGTGGAGCTTCGGCGGGCCGGCTCGTGACCTGACGTAGGGTGATCAGCGCAGCAGTACCGCACGACGAACAGCACCGAGGGACGGACCACCCCAATGAAGCTCGGCGAAGCACTGGCGAATCGCGCCGAGGCGGCTCGCCGCGTCGAGCAGCTGAGGGCCCGCATCGTGGCCAACGCCCGCCACCAAGAGGGCGAGACCCCCGCTGAAGACCCGGCCGTACTGCTCGCCGAGGTCACCGAGACCCTCACCACCCTGGAGTCCCTGATCCGGCGCATCAACCGGACCAACGCCGCCGTCGACATGGGCGCCGACGGCACGCTCACCGACGCCCTCGCCCGCCGCGACACATTGCGCCTGCGCCACTCCGTGCTCACCTCGGCTGCCGACGCAGCCGCCGGCAGCGGGGAACGAGGCCACGGCCGCCAGCTGCGCTCCGAGCTGATGGTGCTTCCGGCGCTGCCCGTCGCCGAATTGCGCGCTCAGGCCGACGACGCCGCCCGCGAGATCCGTGAGATCGACGTACGCATCCAGCGCACCAACTGGGAGGCCGACCTCCTGGACTGAGACCCGCGATGTGGAGCAGGTAGTCACTCCGGAGGCGTGCACAACCGAGGGCCGGCGGTTACCGGCCCGGCTGGCGCGCGGAGAGCAGCGCATCGGGTTCGACTCCCGAGACGACAGTGCAGCTCAGCAGCGTGACGAGTCACAGCGCATCGCGCACATCTCATCACCACGTGCAGATCCGATCGTGACGAGGGCGGGTTCGGGGCATCCGCATCGCAGGACGGCGCCCGGCCCAGGAGCTCACGCTCCCGGTCCGGGCGCCGTGTCGTGCGCGGCCTCGGCGTGGTCTCGCCGAGGCCGCCGCATTGCCGTCAAATGACCTGCTCCGTGCCTGCGCCTCCGCTCAGGGGCGGAACGCGGGAAGGCATTTCGATCAGCCGGCCGGACGTAGCCGCCGAGCAATTCCCTGTCGGTCCCCGGGTGCGCCGGCTTGCCGTTCCCCTGCCACGCGCCCTGCGACGCCCTGGTCCGGGCTCGGCATTCCGGTCGGTGCCGGGGTGCTGGGCCTGGTATCCGCTCATCTGGTGATGCAGCGCCGAGACCTCGGGCCCTGAGGGGTGCCTACTCTCGGATCTCCAGAACGTCGGTGACGGGGCGGCGGGGTGTTCCGGGCCCGTGAGGTCCGTAGCCGAGGCGCAGGACCATCTGGACCTGGCCCATCACCTCGACCGGTCGCGGACCGTCCACCGCAGTTCCGGCCATTCCAGGGGCTGAGAGGCCATCGAGGTGGCCAGACCGCCGGAGGTGGCCTGGACCTGGAGGAGGACACGCTCCAGCGCCTGCCCGGCCCGTAGCCAGTCGACTCGCGTGTCCGTCGAAGAGCCGAGCAGGGCCAGTTGCGGCCGCTTCTCGAAGACGGCCCAGCCGCGATCCGCCGCAGGACGGTCCCGGCCGAAGTCGCGTACGGGGGAGGGGCCTGCGGAGCTGCGCGGGCCGAAAGCTACGGGGGGAATGCCGTCACGGCGTGCTCCGATCGAGGCATGCGCATCGGAGACCCAGGCAGAGGTCTCCGCCCGGACGAGCGGATCGATGTCCTCCCGGTGTTCTACGTCCCGCACCAGCCCGAGATCTGGGCGCAGGTAGACCTTCAGCAGGTCACCGCGGCCGATGCCGCCGGTCAAGCGGCCGTCGCCGTTCCAGCCGTCTGGGCGGCCGGCCTTGCCGGACACCGCACACCGCCCACCGCACACAGCTGCACCGGTGGGCCACCCCTACTCATGGGCGACGACCGCCACTGGAGCGGCAGCATGGTGCAGGACCGCGTGGGCGACAGAGCCCAGGTGCGTGCCGAGGGGGGAGCGGCGCAGGTGGCGTCCGACGACGACGAGTTGCGCGCCGTGTGAGGCCCGGACGAGATGGTCGCCCGCGGATCCCATGAACACGCTGTGGCTGACGTCCACGTCCGGGAACTTGTGCCGCCAGGGCAGCAGCATGTCGTCCACCATGTGCGTGACGCTGCGGCCGATGTCCTGCTCGGCGTCCGGGTCGAAGAACGGGACGTACCTGTACGCGGTCGGCATCTTCCAGCCGTGCACGGCCCGCAGCACACAGTTGCGCCGGGCCGCCTCTTCGAAGGCGAAGGCGAGCACACGGTCGCACGATTCGTGAATGTCGACCCCCAGGACCACTTCGGAGCCGGAACCGATCCGAGGGCTGTCCGGGTCGTCGGCGACCCGGACCATGACGACCGGGGTGCCGGTCGCCACCAGGGTGGACAGCGCCACTGAGCCGACGATGAACCCGACCAGCCCGCCCAGGCCCCGCGAGCCCAGGACCAGCAGTCCGGCGTCGGCGGCCTCGGACGCCAAGGCCGCCGCCGGCCGGGCAGCCAGGCAGCGAGTCGTGATCTCCAGCCGGGGATGGCGTTGGTGCAGCTCGTCCACCGCCTCCGTCAGCGCCTGATCGGCCCAGCGATCCACGTCCTGGCGGCCCAGACCGGGGAACACCGGGTCCAGGGGCCAGTCGACGGCGTGGACGAGGCGCAGGGGCACGTGCCTGACATCAGCTTCCTGTGCGGCCCAGCGCGCGGCTGCCCGGCTCTCGGGGGAGCCGTCGACTCCGACGGTTACGTGGTGTGGCATGGATGCAACCTTTCTCTTGCGGGTCGACGCCGCTATTCACCACGGCTGCGCATGGCGGGCGTGGCCGGCGTGCGCAGCCGGCGTGTCGTCGGTTCGGGCCCCGACGTGCGATGCCACGGCGACGACTCCATCGAGTCGCTCGACGAGGCTGAGGAGCGCCGGCAGCTGACTCCGGCGCTCGACGAGGCCGTTCAAGGTGACGAAGCCGTCCACCACGTGGACGTCGACGTCGCCCGTCGGTACGCCGAGTACCTCTGTGAGGACCTCGTCGGTGACTCGTCGGCGTATCTCGGAGTCGGGGCGGACGAACAGGCGCAGCAGGTCCCTGCGGGTGACGATGCCGACCAGCCGCTCCTCCTCGTCCACGACGGGCAGCCGCTCGATGCCCCGGCGGGTCATCAGCCGGGCGGCGTCAGCGGCCGTCTCTTCGGCGTGGACGGTGACCGCGGGCGTGGACATGACGTCTCCGGCCGTGGGCGGCCCTGCCGGTGGGCTGGTCTGCTGCGCCGCGTGCGGGGCCGACGCCGAGTGGGCCAGGATGTCCGTCTGCGAAACCACGCCCACCACACGGTCCTCGTCGTCCAGGACGGGGAGCCCCGAGACGCCGTGCTGGGCGAGGAGCTTGGCGACATCCTTGAAGGTGGTGTCGGGAGCCACGGCGACGACTTCGTCGGTCATCAGATCCGTCACCTTGATGTGCTTCATCACGTCCTCCTGCTCCGCCGTGCCACGTGAGGTCTGTGTCTGAGTCGGATGATCCCCACCATCCGCCGGTGCCCGCCGACGATCGAGGGCCGAACGGCCCCGTCCCGGGGCCATAAGGGCTACGCGGCACCGGGGAAACGGGGCCGCGCCGGGGAAAGGGGGCCGCGCCGGGGAAAGGGGGCGGCGCCGGGGCGATGGGGACCATTGGTCCCGATCGTGGTCCCGGGCGGCCCTCTGCCCGGGGCGCTGCCGGTGTCAGCGTGAGGGGTGTCCCTCATCGGCTTCTCGGTTGGGAGGAACCGTGGAAAGCACATTCCGTACCCCGGACACAAGCACGGTGGTCGTAGGCGTGGACGGCTCGGATACGGCCCGTGCTGCCGCCATGTGGGCAGCGGGGGAGGCCGTGCGCCGCGACCGCCCCCTGCACATCGTCTACGGGGCCGACACCGACGGCAGGGCCCTGTACCTGTCGGCGGAGACCGTCGAACGGGTCCACGTAAACGGCCGACAACTCCTGGACGACACGGCGAAGGCCGTGACGGACGAGTACCCCGGGCTGCGCGTGAGTACGGAGTTCAGCCGCGCGGACGCCGCCGGCAGCCTGAACCGGGCCGGCGCCCTGCACGGCACGGTCGTGGTGGGCAACCGTGGTCTGGGCGGCTTCAACTCCCTGATGCTCGGTTCCGTCGGCCTGGACGTCGCGGCTGCCGCCATGACCCCCGTCATCGTCGTCCGAGGCGTCGACGGGGCAGAGGCGACCGGCACCGTCCTCGCAGCCGTGCGCGACGAGCACGACCTCCTCATCGCGCGGTATGCCGCCCGCGAAGCCGAGCTGCACAAGGCCTCTCTCCGGCTGCTCCACGTGTGGAACGTGCTCCAGTCCGTCGGCGAGGTGGTGAGCATGCTCGACGGCGTGGACGAGATCGCGGGCGGCCACGAAGAGGTTCTCCGGGCCGTCACGGACGCGGTCCGCGACGAGTTCCCCGATCTTGAACTGCGGGCCGACGCCGAGAAGAGCGTCTCCGTGGCCGGTGTCCTGGTCGAGGCGTCCCGTCACGCCGACCTGCTCGTCATGGGAGGCCGCCGTGTCCCCGGTGCTCTCGGGTTCGGCCGCAACCTGGGCAGGGCCACGCACAGCACGCTTCACCACGCGCACTGCCCCGTCCTCCTCATCCCGCGTACCGGCAGCGACTTCGGGGACCGGTCATGACCGGTCTCCGGGATCGCGACATCGTCGTCGGAATCGATCCGGCCAGGGACTGGCACCTGCCCCTGGCCTGGGCCGCCGACGAGGCGCAGCGTCGTCGGCTCCCCCTGCGTCTGGTGCTCGCGGTGCCGCCCCGGCACGACACTCGGCACGTGGACGGCACCCCCGGTCAGATGGCTCTGCGACGGGCGGGAGCCGACAGGCTGGAACAAACCTGCGACTGGGTGCGCGACCGGCACCCCGAGGTGAACGTCACCGGCGACCTGCTGGGAGGCTTCCCCGCCCCCTCCCTGTGCGGCGCGGCGAAGGAAGCCCGCTTGATCGTGCTCGGCTCCCGGCGCCTGAGCCGCACCGCGGAGTTCTTCAGTGCCGGATCCATCGTGGTCCCCGTGAGCGCCCAGGCCCGCTGTCCCGTCGTAGTCGTGGGCGACGCGGAGCACATCAGCCAGCAGCCGCCGTACGTCGTCGCGGGCATCGACGGCAGCGCGTCCGCCACGGCCGCGGTGGCGTTCGCCTTCGACGAAGCCGATCTGCGCGGGGCCGCGCTTCGGGTCGTCTGCGTGTGGCAGCGGCCGGTGATCATGCTGGACGGCGAGGAGGTGGCTCTGCGCGCCCAGCGCAGCCTGCTGTCCGAGACCACCGCCGGCCTTTCGGACAAGTACCCCGACGTGCACGTCACCCACGAGGTCCTGACCGGCCACCCCGTCGAGGAGCTGGCGCGTGCGGCCGAGCACGCCCTGGCCGTCATCGTGGGCCGACGCGGCCGCGGCGGATACACGGGCATGCGGCTCGGTTCCGTCGTCCACGGCCTCCTGCACAGGGCGCACTGCCCGGTGATCACCGTACCGACGGAATGAAGGCCGCCGTGAGCTGTCCCACGGCCCCCGCGGGCCGGCCGGGCGTAGCTCCGGGCCTACGGGCCCGGCTGTGCGCCGCGCGAAACCTCTTCCTCCGCCTCCGTGGCAGCTTCCGCTCTCCATGCGATGGCGCCCTGCACGTTCCCGCGCCGCAGTCGCTGCCGGCACCGAGCCCGTCGGCCGGTCCGGCACAGGGCTCGCCCTGGCGGCATTCCTCGCCGCCCGTCCCACGCGGAGCGCATTCCACAGACCGTATGCAGCAGTAGCACCCTGCCGGGAGGGAATTCCGCTCCTGCCGGGACTGCGGTGAAAGAGGTGGTCCTCCACCGTTCCTGTCGGCCGGAGGTATGGCACGGGCGCAGACGGCCGGCCCGGCCAAGGCGGCGTGCCACGGCTGCGGCTGGACGAGTTGCTCGATGAGCTCCAGGTGCGCATGGACGAGGTCCGGGGCACCCGGGACCGGCTGAACGGCCTCCTCGAGGCCGTCAGGCCTGGCCGAAGGCGGCCGACGCAGCGGCCTGCGCAATCTCGCGGAGCGCGCCGACGAGCTCGGCGGCAGCGTGAAGGTCGGCACACGGGTGGCAGGTGAGTCGGGAACCCGCCTCGAGTGGTGGGTGCCGCTCGCCCGGCCCTTGGACTGAGCGCCACCGTCGACCGAGCCATGTGCCCGGGCGGCGGTGAAGGGCCTTCTGGTTCCAGTCCGCCTTCGGTCTCGGCCCGTGTCCGGATCAGCGGAACCGCGGATCCTGGGGGCCACGTCGCCTTGCGGCGATCGGGGCCCTCGCCCTCCGGCGGACGTGCTCGGCGCCGCCGTCGGAGATCTCGTCAGACCGCGTGCTGATGGCGCCCCCGCCGCAGATCCGGGACAGTGGACCTCGGGAGGGCCGAGCGGACCCGCACGAAGGGACCGCATGGCCCTGTGCGGGGCCGGCCCGGCTCGGGCAGCATGACGAGCAGAGGCCGATGTGCAGTCCTGATGCGAGGTGATCCGACATGGCATCCACGACATGGACCACCACGGGCGTATTCACCGGACCCGGCGGGGTGTTGACGGGTGAGGCGGGAACCCTCACGGGGGAACTGACCGTGCGCACCACGTGGGAGCCGGAGCAGGCGCACGTAGCCGTGCAGTACGTGGGCGCGTCCGAGTGGTGCACCCTGACGGGCAGTCCCGTGCCCTGCCCGACGCCCGAAGTCGGCCGCGCGGTGCACCAGTGCGCGGTCGAAGCCGTGCGTACCGGGGGAGCGGTCCCCTTCGCCCCCTGGCCGGCCATCTCCATGCTCTAGCTGCGGGGATGCCCGGTCGGCGTGCGCGAGGCGAGCAGGTCAGTGCTTCGGGGATGCCCCCTCACCTGCGTGCCCTTGGTCGTGGACCTGTGCGGCAATGACGGCTGCCTGGACCCGCCGCTCGACCCCCAGTTTGCCCAACAGTCGGGAAATGTGGTTCTTGACGGTCTTCTCCGACAGGTAGAGCCGTTTGGCGATCTGGCGGTTGGTGAGGCCTTCACCGATCAGTTCGAGGACGGCACGCTCCCGCTCGGAGAGGGCGGCCAGGCGGGTGTCCTCGGGCACCCTGCCCTCGGGGTCGCGCAGCGAGTGCATCAGGCGGGCGGTCGTGGCCGGGTCGAGCATGGACTGCCCGGTGGCGACCGTTCGTACGGCGGACACCAGGTCGGACCCCTTGATCTGCTTCAGCACGTACCCGGCGGCCCCCGCCATGATCGCGTCCAGCAGGGCGTCCTCATCGTCGAACGACGTCAGCATCAGGCAGGCCAGGTCCGGCATCCGGGAGCGCAGCTCGCGGCAGACAGCGATTCCGTCACCGTCGGGCAGCCGTACGTCGAGGACGGCGACGTCCGGGCGGAGCGCCGGCCCGCGGGCCAGGGCCTGCTCGGCGGTGCCAGCCTCGCCCACCACGGTGATGTCCGCCTCGGCATCGAGCAGGTCCCGCAACCCGCGCCGGACCACCTCGTGATCGTCGAGGAGGAACACCTTGGTGGGGGCCTCTGCGGAGGCGCTCGGTACGTCGGACATGTTCGCCGCCTGGTCCGGATGACGCTACGCATGCTTCCACCCGGATTGTCTCAGGACGGGGTCGTAAGCACCCGCTCAGCCGGCGACGCTCCGGGCCGACCCCGGCCGGCAGGTGCGGGCGCGTCGACGACCGTCGTTGCCGCAGGGCGGGTCCACTCAGGGGTCGAGACGGCCCCGTCGAGCTCCATCCGGACGTCGACGACCCCCTCGACGGCGCGGATCGCCCGGGCCGGGTGCGGGACCAGAGCCCGGTCCCGCACCGGTCCCCGGAGGGTGACGACGGCGTCCTGCACGGAGAAGTCCAGGGCCACTCCCGGCGCGAGCTCGCCAGGGCGTCGCTGTTGCCCCCACGGCGCGGGCGGGCCGCCCGCCCGCACGTGCTCAGTGCGGCCAGGACCAGTCCGCGACCTCCGGCAGGTCGGTGCCGTGCTTGCGGATCCAGTCGTGGTGGCGAATCCGCTGGTCGGCCATGGCTTGGCGCAGCCCGTCGGCGCGGCCCGCGAGGCCGGGTACGCGGTCGACGACGTCCATGACGAGCCGGTACCGGTCCATGTCGTTGCGCACGACCATGTCGAAGGGGGTCGTCGTCGTACCGGACTCCTTGTACCCGCGCACATGCAGGTTCGGGTGGCCGGTACGGCGGTAGGCGAGACGGTGGATCAGCCACGGATAGCCGTGGTACGCGAAGATCACCGGCCGGTCGGTGGTGAAGAGCGCGTCGTACTCGGCGTTCGTCATGCCGTGCGGGTGTTCCTCGTGGGGCATGAGCCGGGCGATGTCGACGACGTTGACGACGCGGACGACCAGCGAGGGCAGGTGCTCGCGCAGGAGGGCCGCGGCGGCCAGCACCTCCATGGTGGGCACGTCGCCGGCGCAGGCGAGTACGACGTCCGGTTCGCGCGATCCTCGGTCGGTTCCCGCCCACTCCCAGGCGCCGGCGCCCCGCGTCACGTGCCTGCGGGCCTCGTCGAGCGGCAGCCAGTCGAAGCAGGGCTGCTTGCCGGCGACGATGACGTTGACCTGGTCGCGGCTGCGCAGGGCGTGATCGGCCACGGCGAGGAGGGTGTTGGCGTCCGGCGGCAGGTAGACCCGTACGACCTCGGGGCTCTTGTTGAGGACGTGGTCGACGAAGCCGGGGTCCTGGTGGGAGAAGCCGTTGTTGTCCTGGCGCCAGACGTGCGAGGTGAGCAGGTAGTTGAGGGAGGCGATCGGCGCCCGCCAGGACAGCTCTCGCGAGGTCTTCAGCCACTTGATGTGCTGTCCGACCATGGAGTCGACGATGTGCGCGAAGGCTTCGTACGTGGAGAAGAGGCCGTGGCGGCCGGTGAGGAGGTAGCCCTCCAGCCAGCCCTGGCAGACGTGTTCGGACAGGATCTCCATGACCCGGCCGTCGCGCGACAGGTTCCGGTCCGTGGCCTCCGTGATGCCCTGCCAGGCCTTGCCGGTGGCCTCGAACAGGTCGTCCAGCCGGTTGGAGGCGGTCTCGTCCGGTCCGACGACCCTGAAGTCCCTCCGCCCGGCCGTGTACCGCATGATCTGCGCGAGGAAGTGCCCCAGGACGCGGGTCGGTTCGTGGAGGGTGCGGCCCGGCTTGTCGACGGGGACGGCGTGCGCGTCGAGCGCGGGCAGCGGGAGGGGCCGCAACAGCCGGCCGCCGTTCGCGTGCGGTACGGCGCCGAGGCGGTGCTCGCCTTCCGGGACACAGGACAGGACCTGCGCCGTCGGTCGGCCGTCGGCGTCGAAGAGCTCCTCCGGCCGGTACGAGCGCAGCCAGTCCTCCAGTTGCCTCAGGTGCTCGGGATTCTCGCGCACCCCGGCGAGCGGGACCTGATGGGCCCGCCAGGTGCCCTCGACGGGGTCGCCGTCGACCGTCGCCGGGCCGGTCCACCCCTTGGGCGTGCGCAGGACGATCATCGGCCAGCGCGGGTACTCGCGTCCCGGATCGGTACCCGCCTCGCGGGCCTCCCGCTGGATGAGGGCGATGCGGTCCAGGGCGTGGTCCATCGCACGCGCCATGGCCTGGTGCACCAGGGCAGGGTCGCTGCCCGTGACGTAGAGGGGATCATGCCCGTAGCCGCGCAGCAGGGCGTCGAGCTCGTCCTCGGGGATCCGGGACAGGACCGTCGGGTTGGCGATCTTGTAGCCGTTGAGGTGAAGGATCGGCAGGACGGCGCCGTCGTGAACGGGATCGAGGAACTTGTTCGAGTGCCAGGACGCCGCCAGCGGCCCCGTCTCCGCCTCGCCGTCGCCGATGACACAGGCGACCAGCAGCCCGGGGTGGTCGAAGGCGGCTCCGTAGGCGTGGGCGAGGGCGTATCCGAGCTCGCCGCCCTCGTGGATGGAGCCCGGTGTCTCGGGCGCCACGTGGCTCGGTACGCCGCCGGGGAAGGAGAACTGCCGGAACAGCGTGCCCATGCCCGCAGCGTCCCGCGTGATGCCGGGGTAGGTCTCCGTGTACGTGCCCTCCAGCCAGGAGTTGGCGAGGACGGCGGGTCCGCCATGGCCCGGACCCCAGACGCACAGGGCGTCGAGGGATCGCTCCTTGATCACGTGGTTCAGGTGGGTGTGCACGAGATTGAGGCCGGGCGATGTGCCCCAGTGGCCGAGAAGCCGGGGCTTGATGTGCTCCGGGCGTAGAGGCTCGGTCAGGAGCGGGTTGTCCATGAGGTAGATCTGGCCGACTGCCAGGTAGTTGGCGGCGCGCCAGTGGGCGTCGAGCTCCGAGATGGGGTATGCGGTCATGTCCGCTCCTCCGTGCGGCGGTCCGGAACGTTCGTCGACTGAGCCGATGCCGACACTCTGCACTCGCCCGGCTTCCGTCCGCGAGGGGAGGACCGGCCCTCGGGGAGGGACTGTCGGCCCCTGTGCGGCACGGAACCTCGCGGCGAAAGTGGATTCAGCGGCGCCGGCACCCCCGGCCGGTGCCGCTCCCCCTGCCGGCCGACCCCGATGCCCTGGCATCAGTACGGAGGACAGACCTGTGAAGCGCACCCTCGTCGTCGGAGTGGACGGATCCCCGGAAAGCCGGGCCGCGGCCGACTGGGCCGCCCGCGAAGCCGTCCGGCGCGACCTGCCCCTGCACGTGGTGCACGCGTGGCTGTGGCAGCCGCTCGCACTCCCGCTCGTCCAGGACCGCGAGACCGAAGCCCGGCGCGCCGAGGACATCCTGAGGGAAGCCGAGGGAGAGCTCACCCACCGGTACCCGGGGCTCATCGTCACCGCCGAAGTCCTCTCCGACGCGGCGGTGCCGGCTCTGCTGCACGCCGCCAAGGGAGCGGAGGTGCTCGTTCTCGGTACCCGTGGACACAGTGCCCTGGTGGGCTTCCTGCTCGGCTCCTACGGTCAGCAGGTGATCGCCGCCGCCGAGTGCCCCGTGGTCTCCGTGCGCTCCGCCCACGGCAGGCCGGTGGCCGTGCCGGAGGAGGGCGAGGTCGTCGTAGGCCAGCAGGGCGGCGCGGAGGAGTCCGCCGAGGTGCTGCGCATGGCATTCGAGGCGGCCGCAGCACGCAAGGTCCCGCTCCGTGCCGTCCGCGCCTGGAGCTTGCCCCCGGTCTACGGGTACAGCCCCGGATCGATGTGGATCGCCGACCAGTTCGGCGGGCTGGAACCGTACGAGAAGGCCGCGCTGGAGCAGGCGCTGGAGCCGTGGCGGCTCAGGTACCCCGAGGTGGACGTCGTCGAGCACGTGGAGCGGGGCAGCGCCGGCCACG
Above is a genomic segment from Streptomyces sp. NBC_01233 containing:
- a CDS encoding DIP1984 family protein, whose product is MKLGEALANRAEAARRVEQLRARIVANARHQEGETPAEDPAVLLAEVTETLTTLESLIRRINRTNAAVDMGADGTLTDALARRDTLRLRHSVLTSAADAAAGSGERGHGRQLRSELMVLPALPVAELRAQADDAAREIREIDVRIQRTNWEADLLD
- a CDS encoding bifunctional serine/threonine-protein kinase/ABC transporter substrate-binding protein, with protein sequence MRVTEQNPELIAGRYQLVERIGQGGMGRVWRGFDQRLFGREVAVKEILFPPGMEDGDRAALLRRFIGEARAAVTLSHPGIITIHDVVEHRGAPVIVMELIRGQSLADAIRSRGRLPVQRVAEIGAAMLDALAEAHGARIIHRDIKPDNVLLTKDRVVLTDFGIAHLADATTKLSHSGIVIGTPQYMPPEQLEGKRPTPANDLWALGATLYHAVEGHPPFDAEGLHALAVAVFTRPHRPPVHAGPLAAVLDALLTKDPAQRVGAAEAAEMLASVLRSSPPRADASAGNGPGHGPGHESAPQPEPEPVPGPTPLPDPRATPVPAPDAAAEHISSAAPEQAPSTTPSPQIPTVLDSGSAAGAPRRPVPDRPAGAPVPVPPAEDPVTHRATAKTEHGERASARRRALTRRSAVLGAALATLATSSVLTWTLTHDDDAPRGGGAAGSGSGASSVTVVIGVDAPLSGGLSSMGVGIRNSADLAARTANETGHVPGVKFEIKALDDGADPAKGAPNAARFVSDEKVLGVVGPLNSGVARTLVAPLERADVVNVSPGNTDPVLTLGPDWASGTKSRPYSTYFRTVATDVDQGPFAARYLHGAAKKTKLYVVDDASAHGTTLTSGFTTEFTELGGTVVGTEQVDPAERAFAGLAERVRSAGADAVYFGGYYDTAASLSQQLKQAGVNVPLMGGDGIFDQQFLTANPKAEGDLATNIGVPAEESAAGQDFLARYRKAGYPEAAGWYGPYAYDATWTLIDAVKAVVTANGGTLPHNARAKLPQAVARLAFDGVTGRVAFDGHGDTVNRRLTVYTVNNGSWATVTMPGTAASG
- a CDS encoding universal stress protein: MTGLRDRDIVVGIDPARDWHLPLAWAADEAQRRRLPLRLVLAVPPRHDTRHVDGTPGQMALRRAGADRLEQTCDWVRDRHPEVNVTGDLLGGFPAPSLCGAAKEARLIVLGSRRLSRTAEFFSAGSIVVPVSAQARCPVVVVGDAEHISQQPPYVVAGIDGSASATAAVAFAFDEADLRGAALRVVCVWQRPVIMLDGEEVALRAQRSLLSETTAGLSDKYPDVHVTHEVLTGHPVEELARAAEHALAVIVGRRGRGGYTGMRLGSVVHGLLHRAHCPVITVPTE
- a CDS encoding CBS domain-containing protein, which translates into the protein MKHIKVTDLMTDEVVAVAPDTTFKDVAKLLAQHGVSGLPVLDDEDRVVGVVSQTDILAHSASAPHAAQQTSPPAGPPTAGDVMSTPAVTVHAEETAADAARLMTRRGIERLPVVDEEERLVGIVTRRDLLRLFVRPDSEIRRRVTDEVLTEVLGVPTGDVDVHVVDGFVTLNGLVERRSQLPALLSLVERLDGVVAVASHVGARTDDTPAAHAGHARHAQPW
- a CDS encoding universal stress protein, with translation MESTFRTPDTSTVVVGVDGSDTARAAAMWAAGEAVRRDRPLHIVYGADTDGRALYLSAETVERVHVNGRQLLDDTAKAVTDEYPGLRVSTEFSRADAAGSLNRAGALHGTVVVGNRGLGGFNSLMLGSVGLDVAAAAMTPVIVVRGVDGAEATGTVLAAVRDEHDLLIARYAAREAELHKASLRLLHVWNVLQSVGEVVSMLDGVDEIAGGHEEVLRAVTDAVRDEFPDLELRADAEKSVSVAGVLVEASRHADLLVMGGRRVPGALGFGRNLGRATHSTLHHAHCPVLLIPRTGSDFGDRS
- a CDS encoding universal stress protein translates to MPHHVTVGVDGSPESRAAARWAAQEADVRHVPLRLVHAVDWPLDPVFPGLGRQDVDRWADQALTEAVDELHQRHPRLEITTRCLAARPAAALASEAADAGLLVLGSRGLGGLVGFIVGSVALSTLVATGTPVVMVRVADDPDSPRIGSGSEVVLGVDIHESCDRVLAFAFEEAARRNCVLRAVHGWKMPTAYRYVPFFDPDAEQDIGRSVTHMVDDMLLPWRHKFPDVDVSHSVFMGSAGDHLVRASHGAQLVVVGRHLRRSPLGTHLGSVAHAVLHHAAAPVAVVAHE